The Deltaproteobacteria bacterium genome includes a window with the following:
- the pylC gene encoding 3-methylornithine--L-lysine ligase PylC, with protein sequence MKLAVVGGALQGVEVAYLARKAGFEVILIDRKSMVPARGLCDHFQQIDILDAGALDPVLQEVDLVFPALESQLGLAKLHGWAGSRGIPIVHDPDAYAISSSKIASEAFFCRCGFPVPESWPDCRFPVIAKPSRGSGSAGIRIFATERDMQACIKDTPASEGWLVQEFLDGPSYSVEVMRTPGCTVAFQVTDLQMDDRYDCKRVLAPSALPPERIEELKTLSINIADALDLLGLIDVEVILSDETFKVLEIDARFPSQTPITVYWSCGINMVHALARCTIAGDCPVAAVPSQPGKGTVLEHIEVSPGKLSVTGERVMAHAGPLDVRRDFFGADEALTNYAPGKMRWVATLICTGTDAADAWQHRDEVISAIRRHLGPVEYSDPSPQKVL encoded by the coding sequence ATGAAACTAGCCGTGGTCGGCGGGGCCTTGCAGGGTGTGGAAGTCGCCTACCTGGCGCGAAAGGCCGGCTTTGAAGTCATCCTCATCGACCGCAAGTCCATGGTTCCAGCAAGGGGACTCTGCGACCATTTCCAACAAATTGACATCCTCGACGCTGGTGCCCTGGACCCTGTATTGCAGGAGGTGGATCTGGTGTTCCCCGCGCTGGAATCCCAGCTCGGCCTGGCAAAGCTGCATGGCTGGGCTGGCAGTCGCGGCATACCCATTGTTCACGATCCTGATGCCTATGCCATATCATCCTCGAAGATAGCCAGTGAGGCGTTTTTCTGCCGCTGCGGTTTTCCCGTGCCTGAATCCTGGCCTGATTGCCGGTTCCCTGTTATTGCTAAACCCAGTCGGGGAAGCGGCAGTGCGGGCATTCGCATTTTTGCCACTGAGCGCGACATGCAGGCCTGCATCAAAGACACCCCGGCCTCGGAAGGCTGGCTAGTCCAGGAATTTCTCGATGGGCCGAGTTATTCTGTTGAAGTTATGCGCACTCCGGGCTGTACTGTAGCTTTCCAGGTGACCGATCTGCAGATGGACGACCGGTATGACTGCAAACGCGTCCTGGCTCCCTCTGCTCTGCCCCCGGAGCGGATAGAAGAGCTGAAAACTCTGTCCATCAACATTGCCGATGCCCTGGATTTGCTTGGCCTGATAGATGTCGAAGTAATCCTTTCTGATGAAACGTTCAAGGTGCTCGAAATAGACGCCCGCTTTCCCAGTCAGACGCCCATCACGGTCTACTGGTCATGTGGGATAAACATGGTCCATGCCCTGGCAAGATGCACTATCGCAGGCGATTGTCCGGTGGCGGCCGTTCCCTCACAACCAGGCAAGGGGACTGTACTGGAACACATTGAGGTGAGTCCGGGTAAACTCAGCGTCACTGGTGAACGTGTGATGGCCCATGCGGGGCCACTTGATGTTCGCCGTGATTTTTTCGGGGCTGACGAAGCCTTGACCAACTATGCGCCCGGCAAGATGCGCTGGGTGGCCACGCTGATATGTACGGGTACAGATGCCGCCGATGCCTGGCAGCATCGCGATGAGGTGATTTCCGCTATTCGTCGACACCTTGGTCCTGTTGAATACTCTGATCCCTCACCGCAGAAAGTTCTCTAG
- a CDS encoding pyrrolysine--tRNA(Pyl) ligase large subunit encodes MTVSWTTSQRCRLRELQVDETVQEKRFPDAEERDRQYQKLEKRLVEAAKRRLRKYRDHYRRPALCRLESRLVEMLLEQGFVQVTTPTIMAGGLLKRMGIDELHPLFSKIYWLGEGKCLRPMLAPHLYFILKDLLRLWERPVRLFEVGSCFRKESQGSRHSNEFTMVNIVEMGLPLENRKSRLEELTRAVMTAAGIEDYRLERAASEVYGETIDIVDGRNRLELGSSAMGPHPLDAAWRLHETWIGVGFGLERLLMAAGGWSSLGRLGRSISYLDGISLSL; translated from the coding sequence TTGACCGTATCCTGGACAACAAGCCAGCGCTGCCGCCTGCGGGAACTGCAGGTAGATGAGACGGTGCAGGAGAAGAGGTTTCCTGATGCCGAAGAGAGGGACCGGCAGTATCAGAAATTGGAAAAGAGGCTGGTGGAGGCGGCCAAAAGGCGTCTGCGGAAGTATCGGGATCACTATCGCAGACCCGCATTGTGCCGACTGGAGAGTCGACTTGTCGAAATGCTCCTCGAGCAGGGCTTTGTCCAGGTTACAACGCCGACTATCATGGCGGGGGGACTTCTCAAACGCATGGGAATCGACGAACTACATCCTCTCTTCTCCAAAATCTACTGGCTCGGCGAAGGCAAGTGCTTGCGGCCGATGCTTGCTCCTCATCTATACTTCATTTTAAAGGATCTTCTCCGTTTATGGGAGCGCCCGGTCCGCTTGTTCGAAGTGGGCTCCTGCTTTCGCAAAGAATCCCAGGGCAGCCGCCACAGCAACGAGTTTACCATGGTAAACATCGTGGAAATGGGACTGCCTCTGGAGAACCGCAAGTCGAGGCTCGAGGAGTTGACCAGGGCTGTTATGACGGCAGCAGGTATCGAGGACTATCGACTGGAAAGGGCTGCTTCCGAAGTTTACGGGGAGACTATCGACATCGTTGACGGCCGCAACCGCCTCGAGTTGGGATCCTCCGCCATGGGACCTCACCCTCTTGATGCTGCCTGGCGGCTGCACGAAACATGGATTGGCGTGGGCTTTGGCCTGGAGCGTTTGCTCATGGCGGCTGGAGGTTGGAGCAGCCTGGGCAGGCTGGGCCGCAGTATATCCTATCTGGACGGGATCAGTCTGAGCCTGTAG
- a CDS encoding branched-chain amino acid aminotransferase, translating to MEIKVSKRPAAALKVRPADSELGFGRYTTDHMFLMNYSEGRGWYDARIEPYSDLRLDPTAMVFHYNQEVFEGLKAYHLPDGGIALFRPHKNIERLNASARRMVMPAVDAELFLRALKELILVDRAWIPRAKGTSLYIRPTMIATEAALGVRPAREYLFFIVLSPVGAYYREGFRPTRIYVSDTYIRAAQGGVGETKTSGNYGPTLYVWRQASQKGYTQVLWLDAKERRYVEEVGTSNIFFVINDELVTPPLSGTILPGVTRDSVLQLARRWGIQVAERPISIQEVVEGCKSGSLREMFATGTAAVISPVGLICYQREDFQVADGQTGELSKKLYNEITGIQYGRRQDLFGWRLRLA from the coding sequence ATGGAAATCAAAGTGAGCAAGCGCCCCGCCGCTGCATTGAAGGTCCGGCCTGCCGATTCCGAGCTCGGCTTTGGCAGATACACCACCGACCACATGTTTCTCATGAACTACAGCGAGGGCAGGGGATGGTACGATGCCCGCATTGAGCCTTACAGCGATCTGAGGCTCGATCCCACGGCCATGGTTTTCCATTACAACCAGGAGGTGTTCGAAGGTCTGAAAGCATATCACCTTCCGGATGGTGGCATTGCCCTGTTTCGACCCCACAAGAATATTGAACGGCTGAACGCTTCTGCCAGAAGGATGGTCATGCCCGCAGTGGATGCCGAGCTCTTTCTCCGGGCCCTGAAGGAATTGATCCTTGTGGACCGGGCCTGGATTCCTCGAGCAAAAGGGACATCTCTATATATCAGACCAACTATGATAGCCACCGAGGCGGCCCTTGGAGTAAGGCCTGCCAGGGAGTACCTTTTCTTTATTGTGCTTTCTCCTGTAGGGGCGTATTATCGCGAGGGATTCAGGCCTACTAGAATTTACGTTTCCGACACCTACATTCGTGCTGCCCAGGGGGGCGTCGGGGAGACGAAGACTTCGGGCAATTACGGCCCCACCCTGTATGTGTGGCGCCAGGCCAGCCAGAAAGGCTATACCCAGGTTCTCTGGCTTGATGCCAAGGAACGCCGCTATGTGGAGGAGGTCGGCACCAGCAACATATTCTTTGTCATAAATGATGAGCTTGTCACCCCTCCCCTGAGCGGCACTATTCTGCCGGGCGTCACCAGAGACTCTGTGCTGCAGCTCGCTCGCCGCTGGGGGATCCAGGTAGCGGAGCGGCCAATCTCCATCCAGGAGGTGGTGGAGGGATGCAAGAGCGGCTCTTTGCGGGAGATGTTTGCCACTGGCACTGCTGCAGTTATTTCACCCGTGGGCCTGATCTGCTATCAGAGAGAGGATTTTCAGGTAGCAGACGGCCAGACAGGTGAGCTGTCGAAGAAGCTCTACAATGAAATCACCGGCATCCAGTATGGCCGCCGGCAGGATCTTTTCGGCTGGAGGCTTCGCCTGGCGTAA
- a CDS encoding vitamin B12 dependent methionine synthase has product MDAVILDNIEAEINAEKLARKLRIKRGSAISWESFKSLVNEAVQIARPKALYKMAYVDAAREEAVVLDGIELRSLVLAVNLAEVQRVFPFVATCGSELARWAMSKDDVVERFWAEAIMDRALFSAVHFLEEHIKQRYLVGKTAMLSPGSLDDWPVEEQSPLFSLLGDTEEHIGVRLTDSLMMDPVQSLSGILFPVEVDFAACQLCPRENCPKRRAPYDRELYDKRFRLHKS; this is encoded by the coding sequence ATGGACGCTGTAATACTGGACAATATCGAAGCAGAGATCAATGCGGAGAAACTGGCCAGAAAACTGCGAATAAAGAGGGGCAGTGCGATCTCCTGGGAGTCTTTCAAGAGCCTGGTGAATGAGGCAGTGCAGATCGCCAGGCCAAAGGCACTCTACAAGATGGCCTATGTGGATGCCGCCCGCGAAGAGGCTGTTGTCCTTGATGGGATCGAGCTCAGGAGCCTGGTACTGGCGGTCAATCTGGCCGAGGTTCAGAGGGTTTTCCCTTTTGTGGCAACCTGTGGCAGCGAGCTGGCCCGGTGGGCCATGTCCAAAGATGATGTTGTCGAGCGTTTCTGGGCGGAGGCCATCATGGACAGGGCCCTGTTTTCAGCCGTGCACTTTCTGGAGGAACATATCAAGCAGCGCTATCTTGTTGGCAAGACCGCCATGCTGAGCCCCGGCTCACTGGATGACTGGCCTGTCGAGGAGCAGAGTCCACTCTTCTCGCTTCTGGGGGACACAGAGGAGCACATTGGCGTTCGCCTCACCGATAGTTTGATGATGGACCCGGTACAATCCCTCTCCGGCATTCTCTTCCCAGTTGAAGTTGATTTTGCAGCCTGCCAGCTGTGCCCGAGAGAGAACTGCCCCAAAAGAAGAGCTCCTTATGACAGGGAACTCTATGACAAGCGGTTTCGCCTGCACAAGTCCTGA